The proteins below come from a single Alosa sapidissima isolate fAloSap1 chromosome 23, fAloSap1.pri, whole genome shotgun sequence genomic window:
- the zrsr2 gene encoding U2 small nuclear ribonucleoprotein auxiliary factor 35 kDa subunit-related protein 2 isoform X1: MAAVVPPVSTTSLSQKQRRAALRRERRKKRRQAIAKKTVSDQPDCQEDDEGEGSEDDETDAKAEEERQRLHEQWLERERLAQEEFRMKQEKVEAAKRKKEEEENRIKAEWEEEQRKERESRDLKQQAMREREEAAQKMLDQAENELENGGPWRNPEAPAQTDIGTEKDRANCPFFLKTGACRFGDRCSRKHRHPASSCTLLIRGMFVHYGMEQSRRDDYDTDANLEYSEDEVHQQFLDFYEDVLPEFKSAGKVIQFKVSCNFEPHLRGNVYVQYATEEDCSKAFLKFNGRYYAGRQLQCEFSPVTRWKTAICGLFDRQKCPKGKHCNFLHVFRNPTREFLKADQDLHLSPDRDSNFTGRFSERSWSQRGHSPDRWSWRRSVRRSRSRERRSRSRSQESKRSRHGWYNKAAGQSGRPRRSRSRGRHRSRSRDRKGDRRSRERSRSRDRNGDRRSRERPPTTSRSASTSKSTEEPRRKSHRRDKEIIEDLTGAATTPLRHKHSKKSKKKKSKKKHKRKKSKSPGGSSSAESGKDTGDEGDDQLPAPQDEGSADHHVMAQNEDSLFFCEGKLNEVANQSPSLEENAGSTEAELVLTDPEKEMIDLPDVQGLVKDTL; the protein is encoded by the exons ATGGCAGCCGTTGTGCCGCCAGTATCAACCACGTCGTTGAG CCAAAAGCAACGACGTGCTGCCCTTAGAAGAGAACGAAGGAAGAAAAGGCGACAAGCAATTGCGAAAAAAACAGTCTCGG ACCAACCAGACTGCCAAGAGGATGACGAAGGTGAGGGTAGCGAGGATGACGAAACAGATGCTAAAGCCGAGGAAGAGAG GCAGAGATTACACGAGCAGTGGCTTGAAAGAGAAAGACTTGCCCAGGAGGAATTCAGGATGAAGCAGGAGAAGGTGGAGGCTGCTAAACgcaaaaaagaggaggaggag AACAGAATTAAAGCAGAATGGGAGGAAGAGCaacggaaagagagagaatcaaGAGATCTAAAGCAGCAggcgatgagagagagagag GAAGCTGCACAGAAAATGCTGGACCAAGCTGAAAATGAG CTGGAAAATGGAGGTCCTTGGAGGAACCCAGAGGCCCCGGCCCAAACAGACATTGGCACAGAGAAGGACCGAGCCAACTGCCCCTTCTTCCTCAAAACCGGAGCCTGCCGTTTTGGGGACAG GTGTTCCCGGAAGCACAGGCACCCTGCCTCCAGTTGTACTCTGTTGATCAGAGGGATGTTTGTCCACTATGGCATGGAGCAGTCTCGGCGCGATGACTACGATACAGATGCTAACCTAGAATATAGTGAAGACGAAGTCCACCAGCAGTTCCTGGACTTTTATGAAGATGTACTCCCCGAATTCAAGAGTGCTGGGAAAGTTATTCAGTTTAAG GTCAGCTGTAACTTTGAGCCCCAtctgagaggaaatgtgtatgtTCAGTATGCCAC GGAGGAAGACTGTAGCAAAGCCTTCCTGAAGTTTAATGGACGATATTACGCTGGAAGGCAGCTGCAGTGTGAGTTCTCACCGGTCACCAGATGGAAGACCGCAATATGTG GCCTGTTCGATCGTCAGAAGTGTCCTAAAGGAAAGCACTGCAATTTCCTCCATGTGTTCCGGAATCCCACACGAGAGTTCCTCAAGGCTGACCAGGACCTCCATCTGTCCCCTGATAGGGACAGCAATTTCACTGGCCGGTTCTCAGAACGGTCATGGTCACAAAGAGGCCACAGCCCGGACAGGTGGTCATGGAGACGCTCTGTAAGGCGGAGCCGCAGCAGAGAGAGGCGGAGCCGCAGCAGGAGTCAGGAGAGCAAGCGGTCACGTCACGGCTGGTACAATAAAGCCGCTGGGCAGAGTGGACGACCCCggagaagcagaagcagggGAAGACACCGGTCAAGGAGCAGAGATCGGAAGGGGGACAGGAGGTCAAGAGAGCGGTCCAGGAGCAGAGATCGGAATGGGGACAGGAGGTCAAGAGAGCGGCCCCCCACGACATCGAGATCTGCAAGCACATCTAAAAGTACAGAAGAGCCTCGTAGGAAAAGCCATAGAAGGGACAAAGAGATCATAGAGGACCTCACAGGCGCCGCCACCACTCCTCTGCGCCACAAACACTCGAAGAAAAGCAAAAAGAAGAAGAGCAAGAAGAAACACAAGAGGAAGAAGAGTAAATCGCCAGGTGGAAGCTCATCAGCGGAATCTGGCAAAGACACAGGGGACGAAGGTGATGACCAGCTCCCTGCCCCCCAAGACGAGGGATCCGCTGATCACCACGTTATGGCACAGAATGAGGACTCCCTTTTCTTCTGTGAGGGAAAACTGAATGAAGTTGCCAATCAGTCTCCCTCTTTGGAGGAAAATGCTGGTTCTACAGAGGCCGAGCTGGTGCTCACTGATCCTGAAAAGGAAATGATTGATCTCCCTGATGTTCAAGGTTTAGTAAAGGATACTTTGTAa
- the zrsr2 gene encoding U2 small nuclear ribonucleoprotein auxiliary factor 35 kDa subunit-related protein 2 isoform X2, which translates to MAAVVPPVSTTSLSQKQRRAALRRERRKKRRQAIAKKTVSDQPDCQEDDEGEGSEDDETDAKAEEERQRLHEQWLERERLAQEEFRMKQEKVEAAKRKKEEEENRIKAEWEEEQRKERESRDLKQQAMREREEAAQKMLDQAENELENGGPWRNPEAPAQTDIGTEKDRANCPFFLKTGACRFGDRCSRKHRHPASSCTLLIRGMFVHYGMEQSRRDDYDTDANLEYSEDEVHQQFLDFYEDVLPEFKSAGKVIQFKVSCNFEPHLRGNVYVQYATEEDCSKAFLKFNGRYYAGRQLQCEFSPVTRWKTAICGLFDRQKCPKGKHCNFLHVFRNPTREFLKADQDLHLSPDRDSNFTGRFSERSWSQRGHSPDRWSWRRSVRRSRSRERRSRSRSQESKRSRHGWYNKAAGQSGRPRRSRSRGRHRSRSRDRKGDRRSRERPPTTSRSASTSKSTEEPRRKSHRRDKEIIEDLTGAATTPLRHKHSKKSKKKKSKKKHKRKKSKSPGGSSSAESGKDTGDEGDDQLPAPQDEGSADHHVMAQNEDSLFFCEGKLNEVANQSPSLEENAGSTEAELVLTDPEKEMIDLPDVQGLVKDTL; encoded by the exons ATGGCAGCCGTTGTGCCGCCAGTATCAACCACGTCGTTGAG CCAAAAGCAACGACGTGCTGCCCTTAGAAGAGAACGAAGGAAGAAAAGGCGACAAGCAATTGCGAAAAAAACAGTCTCGG ACCAACCAGACTGCCAAGAGGATGACGAAGGTGAGGGTAGCGAGGATGACGAAACAGATGCTAAAGCCGAGGAAGAGAG GCAGAGATTACACGAGCAGTGGCTTGAAAGAGAAAGACTTGCCCAGGAGGAATTCAGGATGAAGCAGGAGAAGGTGGAGGCTGCTAAACgcaaaaaagaggaggaggag AACAGAATTAAAGCAGAATGGGAGGAAGAGCaacggaaagagagagaatcaaGAGATCTAAAGCAGCAggcgatgagagagagagag GAAGCTGCACAGAAAATGCTGGACCAAGCTGAAAATGAG CTGGAAAATGGAGGTCCTTGGAGGAACCCAGAGGCCCCGGCCCAAACAGACATTGGCACAGAGAAGGACCGAGCCAACTGCCCCTTCTTCCTCAAAACCGGAGCCTGCCGTTTTGGGGACAG GTGTTCCCGGAAGCACAGGCACCCTGCCTCCAGTTGTACTCTGTTGATCAGAGGGATGTTTGTCCACTATGGCATGGAGCAGTCTCGGCGCGATGACTACGATACAGATGCTAACCTAGAATATAGTGAAGACGAAGTCCACCAGCAGTTCCTGGACTTTTATGAAGATGTACTCCCCGAATTCAAGAGTGCTGGGAAAGTTATTCAGTTTAAG GTCAGCTGTAACTTTGAGCCCCAtctgagaggaaatgtgtatgtTCAGTATGCCAC GGAGGAAGACTGTAGCAAAGCCTTCCTGAAGTTTAATGGACGATATTACGCTGGAAGGCAGCTGCAGTGTGAGTTCTCACCGGTCACCAGATGGAAGACCGCAATATGTG GCCTGTTCGATCGTCAGAAGTGTCCTAAAGGAAAGCACTGCAATTTCCTCCATGTGTTCCGGAATCCCACACGAGAGTTCCTCAAGGCTGACCAGGACCTCCATCTGTCCCCTGATAGGGACAGCAATTTCACTGGCCGGTTCTCAGAACGGTCATGGTCACAAAGAGGCCACAGCCCGGACAGGTGGTCATGGAGACGCTCTGTAAGGCGGAGCCGCAGCAGAGAGAGGCGGAGCCGCAGCAGGAGTCAGGAGAGCAAGCGGTCACGTCACGGCTGGTACAATAAAGCCGCTGGGCAGAGTGGACGACCCCggagaagcagaagcagggGAAGACACCGGTCAAGGAGCAGAGATCGGAAGGGGGACAGGAG GTCAAGAGAGCGGCCCCCCACGACATCGAGATCTGCAAGCACATCTAAAAGTACAGAAGAGCCTCGTAGGAAAAGCCATAGAAGGGACAAAGAGATCATAGAGGACCTCACAGGCGCCGCCACCACTCCTCTGCGCCACAAACACTCGAAGAAAAGCAAAAAGAAGAAGAGCAAGAAGAAACACAAGAGGAAGAAGAGTAAATCGCCAGGTGGAAGCTCATCAGCGGAATCTGGCAAAGACACAGGGGACGAAGGTGATGACCAGCTCCCTGCCCCCCAAGACGAGGGATCCGCTGATCACCACGTTATGGCACAGAATGAGGACTCCCTTTTCTTCTGTGAGGGAAAACTGAATGAAGTTGCCAATCAGTCTCCCTCTTTGGAGGAAAATGCTGGTTCTACAGAGGCCGAGCTGGTGCTCACTGATCCTGAAAAGGAAATGATTGATCTCCCTGATGTTCAAGGTTTAGTAAAGGATACTTTGTAa
- the ap1s2 gene encoding AP-1 complex subunit sigma-2: MHFMLLFSRQGKLRLQKWYVPIADTQKKKISREVIQMVLARKPKMCSFLEWRDLKIVYKRYASLYFCCAVEDQDNELITLEIIHRYVELLDKYFGSVCELDIIFNFEKAYYILDEFILGGEAQETSKKNVLKAIEQADMLQEEAEAPRSVLEEIGLT, encoded by the exons ATGCACTTCATGTTGCTGTTCAGTCGCCAGGGTAAGCTGAGGCTGCAGAAGTGGTATGTGCCCATAGCTGATACTCAGAAGAAGAAGATCTCCCGTGAAGTTATACAAATGGTGTTGGCTCGCAAGCCCAAGATGTGTAGTTTCCTGGAGTGGAGGGATCTTAAAATCGTTTACAAAAG ATACGCAAGTTTGTATTTTTGCTGTGCTGTGGAGGACCAGGACAATGAGCTGATCACCCTTGAAATTATCCATCGCTATGTGGAGCTACTAGACAAGTATTTTGGCAGT GTTTGTGAGCTGGACATCATCTTTAACTTTGAGAAGGCCTACTACATCTTGGATGAGTTCATCCTTGGCGGAGAGGCACAAGAGACCTCCAAGAAGAATGTGCTCAAGGCCATTGAACAGGCCGACATGCTTCAAGAG GAAGCTGAAGCGCCACGCAGTGTCCTGGAGGAGATAGGGCTGACATAA
- the rbb4l gene encoding histone-binding protein RBBP7 isoform X1, whose product MADKEVYDDAVEERVINEEYKIWKKNTPFLYDLVMTHALEWPSLTVQWLPDVNRPEGKDYAVHRLVLGTHTSDEQNHLVIASVQIPNDDAQFDASHYDSEKGAEFGGFGSVSGKIEIEIKINHEGEVNRARYMPQNPCIIATKTPTSDVLVFDYTKHPSKPDPSGECSPDLRLRGHQKEGYGLSWNPNLSGNLLSASDDHTICLWDISGSPKEGKIIDAKTIFTGHTAVVEDVSWHLLHESLFGSVADDQKLMIWDTRSNNTAKPSHSVDAHTAEVNCLSFNPYSEFILATGSADKTVALWDLRNLKLKLHSFESHKDEIFQQVQWSPHNETILASSGTDRRLNVWDLSKIGEEQSAEDAEDGPPELLFIHGGHTAKISDFSWNPNEPWVICSVSEDNIMQVWQMAENIYNDEEQDTPASELEGQAS is encoded by the exons ATGGCAGATAAAGAGG TGTATGACGATGCTGTGGAGGAGAGGGTCATCAACGAAGAATACAAAATTTGGAAAAAGAACACGCCGTTTCTGTATGATCTGGTTATGACACACGCCCTTGAATGGCCCAGTCTCACAGTTCAGTGGCTGCCCGATGTAAACAG ACCAGAGGGAAAGGACTACGCTGTCCACAGGCTGGTGTTGGGGACACACACCTCCGACGAACAAAATCACTTGGTTATTGCGAGTGTCCAGATCCCTAATGATGATGCACAGTTTGACGCTTCTCATTACGACAGTGAAAAAGGAG cAG AGTTTGGGGGTTTTGGATCTGTGAGTGGTAAGATTGAAATTGAGATCAAGATCAACCATGAGGGTGAGGTGAACCGTGCACGCTACATGCCTCAGAACCCCTGCATTATCGCCACAAAGACGCCCACCTCCGATGTTCTGGTGTTTGACTACACCAAGCACCCCTCCAAACCAG ACCCCAGTGGAGAGTGCAGTCCAGATCTGAGGCTGCGAGGGCATCAGAAAGAGGGCTACGGCCTCTCCTGGAACCCTAACCTCAGCGGCAACTTGTTGAGCGCATCAGACGACCat ACCATCTGCCTGTGGGACATCAGTGGTAGTCCGAAGGAAGGGAAGATCATCGATGCTAAGACCATCTTCACTGGACACACAGCTGTGGTGGAAGATGTATCCTGGCACCTGCTCCACGAGTCTCTCTTTGGCTCTGTGGCGGATGACCAGAAGCTTATGAT CTGGGATACTCGATCTAACAACACAGCAAAGCCCAGCCATTCGGTGGATGCCCACACCGCAGAGGTCAACTGCCTGTCCTTCAACCCCTACAGCGAGTTCATTCTGGCCACTGGCTCAGCTGACAAG aCGGTGGCTTTGTGGGACCTCCGCAACCTGAAACTGAAGCTGCACTCCTTTGAGTCGCACAAGGATGAGATCTTCCAG CAGGTACAATGGTCCCCTCATAACGAGACCATCCTGGCATCCAGTGGCACGGACCGACGACTCAATGTGTGGGACCTGAG tAAAATCGGGGAGGAGCAGTCAGCTGAGGATGCAGAGGACGGACCTCCTGAGCTCCTG TTTATTCATGGTGGACACACAGCCAAGATCTCTGACTTTTCCTGGAATCCCAATGAACCATGGGTGATCTGCTCGGTGTCAGAGGATAACATCATGCAGGTTTGGCAGATG GCGGAAAATATTTACAACGATGAGGAACAAGACACCCCTGCTTCAGAGCTGGAGGGGCAGGCCTCATAA
- the rbb4l gene encoding histone-binding protein RBBP7 isoform X3, with protein sequence MADKEVYDDAVEERVINEEYKIWKKNTPFLYDLVMTHALEWPSLTVQWLPDVNRPEGKDYAVHRLVLGTHTSDEQNHLVIASVQIPNDDAQFDASHYDSEKGEFGGFGSVSGKIEIEIKINHEGEVNRARYMPQNPCIIATKTPTSDVLVFDYTKHPSKPDPSGECSPDLRLRGHQKEGYGLSWNPNLSGNLLSASDDHTICLWDISGSPKEGKIIDAKTIFTGHTAVVEDVSWHLLHESLFGSVADDQKLMIWDTRSNNTAKPSHSVDAHTAEVNCLSFNPYSEFILATGSADKTVALWDLRNLKLKLHSFESHKDEIFQVQWSPHNETILASSGTDRRLNVWDLSKIGEEQSAEDAEDGPPELLFIHGGHTAKISDFSWNPNEPWVICSVSEDNIMQVWQMAENIYNDEEQDTPASELEGQAS encoded by the exons ATGGCAGATAAAGAGG TGTATGACGATGCTGTGGAGGAGAGGGTCATCAACGAAGAATACAAAATTTGGAAAAAGAACACGCCGTTTCTGTATGATCTGGTTATGACACACGCCCTTGAATGGCCCAGTCTCACAGTTCAGTGGCTGCCCGATGTAAACAG ACCAGAGGGAAAGGACTACGCTGTCCACAGGCTGGTGTTGGGGACACACACCTCCGACGAACAAAATCACTTGGTTATTGCGAGTGTCCAGATCCCTAATGATGATGCACAGTTTGACGCTTCTCATTACGACAGTGAAAAAGGAG AGTTTGGGGGTTTTGGATCTGTGAGTGGTAAGATTGAAATTGAGATCAAGATCAACCATGAGGGTGAGGTGAACCGTGCACGCTACATGCCTCAGAACCCCTGCATTATCGCCACAAAGACGCCCACCTCCGATGTTCTGGTGTTTGACTACACCAAGCACCCCTCCAAACCAG ACCCCAGTGGAGAGTGCAGTCCAGATCTGAGGCTGCGAGGGCATCAGAAAGAGGGCTACGGCCTCTCCTGGAACCCTAACCTCAGCGGCAACTTGTTGAGCGCATCAGACGACCat ACCATCTGCCTGTGGGACATCAGTGGTAGTCCGAAGGAAGGGAAGATCATCGATGCTAAGACCATCTTCACTGGACACACAGCTGTGGTGGAAGATGTATCCTGGCACCTGCTCCACGAGTCTCTCTTTGGCTCTGTGGCGGATGACCAGAAGCTTATGAT CTGGGATACTCGATCTAACAACACAGCAAAGCCCAGCCATTCGGTGGATGCCCACACCGCAGAGGTCAACTGCCTGTCCTTCAACCCCTACAGCGAGTTCATTCTGGCCACTGGCTCAGCTGACAAG aCGGTGGCTTTGTGGGACCTCCGCAACCTGAAACTGAAGCTGCACTCCTTTGAGTCGCACAAGGATGAGATCTTCCAG GTACAATGGTCCCCTCATAACGAGACCATCCTGGCATCCAGTGGCACGGACCGACGACTCAATGTGTGGGACCTGAG tAAAATCGGGGAGGAGCAGTCAGCTGAGGATGCAGAGGACGGACCTCCTGAGCTCCTG TTTATTCATGGTGGACACACAGCCAAGATCTCTGACTTTTCCTGGAATCCCAATGAACCATGGGTGATCTGCTCGGTGTCAGAGGATAACATCATGCAGGTTTGGCAGATG GCGGAAAATATTTACAACGATGAGGAACAAGACACCCCTGCTTCAGAGCTGGAGGGGCAGGCCTCATAA
- the rbb4l gene encoding histone-binding protein RBBP7 isoform X2: MADKEVYDDAVEERVINEEYKIWKKNTPFLYDLVMTHALEWPSLTVQWLPDVNRPEGKDYAVHRLVLGTHTSDEQNHLVIASVQIPNDDAQFDASHYDSEKGEFGGFGSVSGKIEIEIKINHEGEVNRARYMPQNPCIIATKTPTSDVLVFDYTKHPSKPDPSGECSPDLRLRGHQKEGYGLSWNPNLSGNLLSASDDHTICLWDISGSPKEGKIIDAKTIFTGHTAVVEDVSWHLLHESLFGSVADDQKLMIWDTRSNNTAKPSHSVDAHTAEVNCLSFNPYSEFILATGSADKTVALWDLRNLKLKLHSFESHKDEIFQQVQWSPHNETILASSGTDRRLNVWDLSKIGEEQSAEDAEDGPPELLFIHGGHTAKISDFSWNPNEPWVICSVSEDNIMQVWQMAENIYNDEEQDTPASELEGQAS; encoded by the exons ATGGCAGATAAAGAGG TGTATGACGATGCTGTGGAGGAGAGGGTCATCAACGAAGAATACAAAATTTGGAAAAAGAACACGCCGTTTCTGTATGATCTGGTTATGACACACGCCCTTGAATGGCCCAGTCTCACAGTTCAGTGGCTGCCCGATGTAAACAG ACCAGAGGGAAAGGACTACGCTGTCCACAGGCTGGTGTTGGGGACACACACCTCCGACGAACAAAATCACTTGGTTATTGCGAGTGTCCAGATCCCTAATGATGATGCACAGTTTGACGCTTCTCATTACGACAGTGAAAAAGGAG AGTTTGGGGGTTTTGGATCTGTGAGTGGTAAGATTGAAATTGAGATCAAGATCAACCATGAGGGTGAGGTGAACCGTGCACGCTACATGCCTCAGAACCCCTGCATTATCGCCACAAAGACGCCCACCTCCGATGTTCTGGTGTTTGACTACACCAAGCACCCCTCCAAACCAG ACCCCAGTGGAGAGTGCAGTCCAGATCTGAGGCTGCGAGGGCATCAGAAAGAGGGCTACGGCCTCTCCTGGAACCCTAACCTCAGCGGCAACTTGTTGAGCGCATCAGACGACCat ACCATCTGCCTGTGGGACATCAGTGGTAGTCCGAAGGAAGGGAAGATCATCGATGCTAAGACCATCTTCACTGGACACACAGCTGTGGTGGAAGATGTATCCTGGCACCTGCTCCACGAGTCTCTCTTTGGCTCTGTGGCGGATGACCAGAAGCTTATGAT CTGGGATACTCGATCTAACAACACAGCAAAGCCCAGCCATTCGGTGGATGCCCACACCGCAGAGGTCAACTGCCTGTCCTTCAACCCCTACAGCGAGTTCATTCTGGCCACTGGCTCAGCTGACAAG aCGGTGGCTTTGTGGGACCTCCGCAACCTGAAACTGAAGCTGCACTCCTTTGAGTCGCACAAGGATGAGATCTTCCAG CAGGTACAATGGTCCCCTCATAACGAGACCATCCTGGCATCCAGTGGCACGGACCGACGACTCAATGTGTGGGACCTGAG tAAAATCGGGGAGGAGCAGTCAGCTGAGGATGCAGAGGACGGACCTCCTGAGCTCCTG TTTATTCATGGTGGACACACAGCCAAGATCTCTGACTTTTCCTGGAATCCCAATGAACCATGGGTGATCTGCTCGGTGTCAGAGGATAACATCATGCAGGTTTGGCAGATG GCGGAAAATATTTACAACGATGAGGAACAAGACACCCCTGCTTCAGAGCTGGAGGGGCAGGCCTCATAA
- the zrsr2 gene encoding U2 small nuclear ribonucleoprotein auxiliary factor 35 kDa subunit-related protein 2 isoform X3, whose product MKQEKVEAAKRKKEEEENRIKAEWEEEQRKERESRDLKQQAMREREEAAQKMLDQAENELENGGPWRNPEAPAQTDIGTEKDRANCPFFLKTGACRFGDRCSRKHRHPASSCTLLIRGMFVHYGMEQSRRDDYDTDANLEYSEDEVHQQFLDFYEDVLPEFKSAGKVIQFKVSCNFEPHLRGNVYVQYATEEDCSKAFLKFNGRYYAGRQLQCEFSPVTRWKTAICGLFDRQKCPKGKHCNFLHVFRNPTREFLKADQDLHLSPDRDSNFTGRFSERSWSQRGHSPDRWSWRRSVRRSRSRERRSRSRSQESKRSRHGWYNKAAGQSGRPRRSRSRGRHRSRSRDRKGDRRSRERSRSRDRNGDRRSRERPPTTSRSASTSKSTEEPRRKSHRRDKEIIEDLTGAATTPLRHKHSKKSKKKKSKKKHKRKKSKSPGGSSSAESGKDTGDEGDDQLPAPQDEGSADHHVMAQNEDSLFFCEGKLNEVANQSPSLEENAGSTEAELVLTDPEKEMIDLPDVQGLVKDTL is encoded by the exons ATGAAGCAGGAGAAGGTGGAGGCTGCTAAACgcaaaaaagaggaggaggag AACAGAATTAAAGCAGAATGGGAGGAAGAGCaacggaaagagagagaatcaaGAGATCTAAAGCAGCAggcgatgagagagagagag GAAGCTGCACAGAAAATGCTGGACCAAGCTGAAAATGAG CTGGAAAATGGAGGTCCTTGGAGGAACCCAGAGGCCCCGGCCCAAACAGACATTGGCACAGAGAAGGACCGAGCCAACTGCCCCTTCTTCCTCAAAACCGGAGCCTGCCGTTTTGGGGACAG GTGTTCCCGGAAGCACAGGCACCCTGCCTCCAGTTGTACTCTGTTGATCAGAGGGATGTTTGTCCACTATGGCATGGAGCAGTCTCGGCGCGATGACTACGATACAGATGCTAACCTAGAATATAGTGAAGACGAAGTCCACCAGCAGTTCCTGGACTTTTATGAAGATGTACTCCCCGAATTCAAGAGTGCTGGGAAAGTTATTCAGTTTAAG GTCAGCTGTAACTTTGAGCCCCAtctgagaggaaatgtgtatgtTCAGTATGCCAC GGAGGAAGACTGTAGCAAAGCCTTCCTGAAGTTTAATGGACGATATTACGCTGGAAGGCAGCTGCAGTGTGAGTTCTCACCGGTCACCAGATGGAAGACCGCAATATGTG GCCTGTTCGATCGTCAGAAGTGTCCTAAAGGAAAGCACTGCAATTTCCTCCATGTGTTCCGGAATCCCACACGAGAGTTCCTCAAGGCTGACCAGGACCTCCATCTGTCCCCTGATAGGGACAGCAATTTCACTGGCCGGTTCTCAGAACGGTCATGGTCACAAAGAGGCCACAGCCCGGACAGGTGGTCATGGAGACGCTCTGTAAGGCGGAGCCGCAGCAGAGAGAGGCGGAGCCGCAGCAGGAGTCAGGAGAGCAAGCGGTCACGTCACGGCTGGTACAATAAAGCCGCTGGGCAGAGTGGACGACCCCggagaagcagaagcagggGAAGACACCGGTCAAGGAGCAGAGATCGGAAGGGGGACAGGAGGTCAAGAGAGCGGTCCAGGAGCAGAGATCGGAATGGGGACAGGAGGTCAAGAGAGCGGCCCCCCACGACATCGAGATCTGCAAGCACATCTAAAAGTACAGAAGAGCCTCGTAGGAAAAGCCATAGAAGGGACAAAGAGATCATAGAGGACCTCACAGGCGCCGCCACCACTCCTCTGCGCCACAAACACTCGAAGAAAAGCAAAAAGAAGAAGAGCAAGAAGAAACACAAGAGGAAGAAGAGTAAATCGCCAGGTGGAAGCTCATCAGCGGAATCTGGCAAAGACACAGGGGACGAAGGTGATGACCAGCTCCCTGCCCCCCAAGACGAGGGATCCGCTGATCACCACGTTATGGCACAGAATGAGGACTCCCTTTTCTTCTGTGAGGGAAAACTGAATGAAGTTGCCAATCAGTCTCCCTCTTTGGAGGAAAATGCTGGTTCTACAGAGGCCGAGCTGGTGCTCACTGATCCTGAAAAGGAAATGATTGATCTCCCTGATGTTCAAGGTTTAGTAAAGGATACTTTGTAa